The segment AAATTTTATTTTTGTCCATGAGGTATCCCATGCACCAATTGATCAGCATGAATCCAGTGGCAAACAAGAATGAAGCATGGGCTGGAGGCAAAAAAGATGTCATGGACTGATATGCTATAGCTGCTATGCTGACATTCTTGATCTTGATCAAATGAAAAAGGGTAATCAATACACCAGAAAATGCATAGATAATCAAGGGGTTTCTACCAAATACTTCAAAAAAGTAGGTGCCTCCTTTCATTTTTTTGACTTCAATCACATAGACCAAAGCTGCCAATGCCATCATATCAATACCTGAGGTCAATAGCACAAACGAACTCGTCCATATTTTTTTATTGATTGGGAAAAACAAGTCCCACCACAGACCAATTACCACCAAGGCAACACCAGCGATCATGAGCTTGGCGATGGATTCGTAGTTGTTGCCCAACGACCGCAGCAAAGACCCTGTAAAATAGCCCAAAACCACATTGACAATCGCTGGCAAGGTACTCAACATACCTTCTGGATCGAAAGGTACTCCCTCTCCAGTATAGAGATGATTCGCTCCGATGAGCGCATGATCAATAGGATTGCCCACAAACCCC is part of the Reichenbachiella agarivorans genome and harbors:
- a CDS encoding acyltransferase family protein, which produces MINKTRYLALDVFRGATVCLMIVVNTPGEWGVQYGPLQHASWHGFTLTDLVFPSFLFAVGNAMAFVMDRFAEQGDAAFWRKVLKRTFLIFLIGFLLNWFPFYDFESGSFYSLSTTRIPGVLQRIAICYALTVTLVHYASRQIVVIVSVVLLLGYWAILYFCGGDDPYSLMGFVGNPIDHALIGANHLYTGEGVPFDPEGMLSTLPAIVNVVLGYFTGSLLRSLGNNYESIAKLMIAGVALVVIGLWWDLFFPINKKIWTSSFVLLTSGIDMMALAALVYVIEVKKMKGGTYFFEVFGRNPLIIYAFSGVLITLFHLIKIKNVSIAAIAYQSMTSFLPPAHASFLFATGFMLINWCMGYLMDKNKIYIKV